A stretch of Pseudomonas sp. FeN3W DNA encodes these proteins:
- a CDS encoding DUF6283 family protein — MKNRNRSQVIGIAPAGPDHQVVTIKSEREDNRVYRRKPCSDCPWRKDAKIGEFPVEAYQHSARTAYDMAQETFACHQSGTDKPATCAGFLLRGAAHNLSVRLGLMEGKIDLHEVSDDGIELYENYREMAIANGVDPDDERLKPCRDD; from the coding sequence ATGAAAAACCGAAATCGATCCCAGGTCATTGGCATTGCACCAGCAGGCCCAGACCATCAAGTGGTCACCATTAAGTCAGAACGCGAAGACAATCGCGTTTATCGTAGAAAGCCATGCTCTGACTGCCCCTGGCGCAAGGATGCCAAGATCGGAGAGTTCCCGGTGGAGGCCTATCAGCATTCAGCCAGAACCGCCTACGACATGGCCCAGGAGACGTTCGCCTGCCATCAGAGTGGCACCGATAAGCCAGCCACGTGTGCCGGCTTCCTGCTTCGTGGCGCCGCCCACAACCTCTCTGTTCGCCTCGGGCTTATGGAAGGCAAGATTGATCTTCACGAGGTCAGCGATGACGGTATCGAGCTCTATGAGAACTATCGTGAAATGGCAATCGCCAACGGTGTAGATCCTGATGACGAACGCCTGAAGCCCTGCCGGGATGATTAG
- a CDS encoding DUF3841 domain-containing protein — MKATDIFSDISHAQLLELRASGVKPYLNEDGTITAWTFLSPEAFQVLEENGALCCPQESVNPDFSSAYPWMIGVMAEVGLPPPSKGISPLWCWISCGTPDRKPSEDMHESGHYLVEFRIPPEQILCSMFHYWHYCMNYWPLAMSVDAAERYDDFLLEKGLSYYRTKPLPTPHHEHIQASWRQIFKLDFYQLGDKEDSLEDRMIQGVFWTLNKEAITCITPILAPQKI, encoded by the coding sequence ATGAAAGCGACCGACATTTTTAGCGATATCAGTCATGCACAGCTGCTTGAACTCAGAGCGTCAGGGGTTAAGCCTTACCTCAATGAGGACGGCACGATCACGGCTTGGACATTCCTGTCGCCTGAGGCATTTCAAGTACTAGAGGAGAATGGGGCACTCTGCTGCCCACAGGAATCAGTCAATCCGGATTTTTCGAGTGCCTACCCCTGGATGATTGGCGTGATGGCAGAGGTAGGATTGCCTCCTCCCTCCAAGGGGATCAGTCCTCTGTGGTGCTGGATCAGTTGCGGCACCCCTGATCGAAAACCCTCTGAAGACATGCATGAGTCAGGTCACTATCTGGTTGAATTCCGAATTCCGCCCGAGCAAATACTCTGCTCAATGTTTCACTATTGGCACTACTGCATGAACTACTGGCCCTTGGCCATGAGCGTGGATGCAGCAGAGCGCTATGACGATTTTCTGCTTGAGAAAGGGCTGAGCTATTATCGCACCAAGCCCCTCCCCACACCCCACCATGAGCACATCCAGGCGAGCTGGCGACAGATCTTCAAGCTTGATTTTTATCAGCTTGGCGATAAAGAAGATTCGCTGGAGGATCGCATGATCCAGGGTGTATTTTGGACACTGAATAAAGAGGCCATCACATGCATAACGCCGATACTCGCACCACAGAAGATCTGA